TCCAATTCCTGGAATGTAAGCGGTTACTTCAAACCCTGAAGTCAGACGTACCCTAGCTACCTTTCTCAGTGCTGAATTGGGTTTCTTAGGGGTAGTCGTATATACTCTAGTGCAAACTCCACGACGCTGAGGACATTCCTTGAGAGCGGGAGATTTAGTTTTCTTTTGCGACTTAGATCTTTCGCTACGAATTAGTTGCTGAATAGTGGGCATGAGTTATTAGCTTGTGTGGTTTCAAATCCTCTTAAATTTATTAATGTCAAAATAAGCTAACAGAGTAGCAGACAAATTATAATACTAGTTTAAAATGCATTCTTCTGTCAATCTTAAATATAACATTATCGTTAGCTCGTGATTATGAACATAATAGAAACAATATTGGGCTTGGCTGATATTTTATTTTTCTTTAGTGATATCAAAGGATATGCCACAACCACAAATATTCTTGGCTTTGGGATTATGAAACCTAAATCCGCCTCCCATAAGATCCTCAGAATAGTCTAACTTTAGATCTCCAAGATATTTCCAAGAATTGGCATCGACTAATACTGTGATCTTTCCAACTTCTAAAACCTGTTCTTGAGATGAAGTGGGAGCATGAGTATGCTCTAATTTTAGCTGGTAATACCAACCAGAACAGCCCCCTGGACTAACAGCTAGTCGCAAAAAACTGTTCTTTGCTTCTCTATTCAGTTGGATTCGCTGTATTTCTTTGACTGCGGATGGACTAATATTAACCATGAAAATGCTTTGCTTATAACTCCTTAATCTTTAGATTATGCTACAGCAAAACACTTTCACAGCTTTAATTTACGTAGCCTTGGTTAAAAAAAATCTTTAATTTTAGTTAAAATTATCTGTGAGGCAAAACTAAAGATCTACTATTGACGAGCATAATCATCACTAAAACGAATAATGTCATCTTCGCCTAGATATTGACCATTCTGAACTTCGATTAAAACTAGCTTGATTACGCCAGGATTTTCTAATCGATGAGTAGTGCATTGAGGCACATATGTAGATTGATTGCTACTTAGAATCATTTCTTGGTCGCCACAGCTAACTTTTGCCGTACCAGAAACGACAATCCAATGTTCACTTCTATGATGGTGCATTTGTGAGCTTAAGCGATGACCAGGATTAACTTCTATTCTTTTAATTTTATATCCCGATCCTTCCTCTAAAGTAGTAAAAGAACCCCAAGGACGAATTTCTGTGGCAGTGATTCCCGATGAACTTTGAGGACTTGCGATCGCTTTAGCTTGCTTATTTAGGTAGGACTTAATTTCAGTTGATTGAGGCATAATAAATAAATTTGGTGACAACAGTAATATAGATATAGACTTAAATTTAAACGAGAAATCAAACTAACCAACAGTCAGAGATTACTCCGCCACGTCCCGCATAAAGACGAGCGACCCCCTAAAGGGTTCAACAGTTTGCTCAACGGGGGGAACCCCCGCAACGCAACTGTCTTACCGCGTC
This DNA window, taken from Pleurocapsa sp. FMAR1, encodes the following:
- the rpsL gene encoding 30S ribosomal protein S12, which gives rise to MPTIQQLIRSERSKSQKKTKSPALKECPQRRGVCTRVYTTTPKKPNSALRKVARVRLTSGFEVTAYIPGIGHNLQEHSVVLIRGGRVKDLPGVRYHIVRGTLDTTGVKDRSQSRSKYGTKKPKS
- a CDS encoding HesB/IscA family protein: MVNISPSAVKEIQRIQLNREAKNSFLRLAVSPGGCSGWYYQLKLEHTHAPTSSQEQVLEVGKITVLVDANSWKYLGDLKLDYSEDLMGGGFRFHNPKAKNICGCGISFDITKEK
- a CDS encoding cupin domain-containing protein, encoding MPQSTEIKSYLNKQAKAIASPQSSSGITATEIRPWGSFTTLEEGSGYKIKRIEVNPGHRLSSQMHHHRSEHWIVVSGTAKVSCGDQEMILSSNQSTYVPQCTTHRLENPGVIKLVLIEVQNGQYLGEDDIIRFSDDYARQ